From Nitrospira sp. SG-bin1:
GAGCACACGCACGGTCGTCGATGGTCCGTTTCCCGAAACGAAAGAACTGATTGCCGGCTACTGGATCTGGCAATGCAAGTCGAAAGAGGAAGCCATCGAGTGGGCCAAGCGCTGTCCGAATCCTGCCGTCGACGGCAGAGAGGGCGAACTTGAAATTAGGCAAATCTTTGAAGCCCACGACTTCGGGGCAGAGTTTACACCCGAACTGAGGGCTCAAGAGGAACGAGTATGGGCACAAGCGGCAAAAAACGATCACTCTCGCTCTTAGCCCCACACTCTGCACCCAGCACTCAGCACTTGCAACCAGAGGAGGAAGCCATGCTGACGACCATTATGTTGATAACTGGTGCCGCGATTGCAGCATTGCTCGGTTATGCCGCGACCAAGCATGATGAAGATCATGGGGTTCTTCTGCGACCTGGTCGGTAAGGATTTCGAGGCGGGCCTGGCCAATCCCAAAACCGTGGTTGAAAAACGAGCATAGGGATTGGCTTCCATATGCAAAACGATCGTCGTCAACGCTATTTCTAATTCCAACTCCGAGCATAAAAGGGAACGAACATGAAAAACAAAGTCTGCTTTTTTGAGATTCCCGCTTCGGACGTCAACAAGGCCAAAGCCTTTTATGAAACCGTGTTCGATTGGAAGGTCAATCTTGAGGGCAACGACGGAGCGATGGCGCTCACCACCGCGGCGGACAAGGACTACAACCCAATCGAAGTAGGTGGCATCAACGGGGGATTCTACAAACGCAAATCCAAAGATGACCATCCGTCATTCGGCGTGGAGACGGAATCGATCGATCAGACGATCAGAGCAATCGAAAAGGCGGGTGGGAAAGTGGTGACCCCGAAACATGGCATGGGAGAGTGGGGATTTATGGCCGACGTTGCCGATCCGGAGGGGAACGTCATGGCACTGTGGGAAAAGCTGAAGAAGTAACCTACACCTCAGAAAGAGAGTGGCTTATGCGATATGTCGACGGATTTGTGTTGCCGGTACCGAAGAAAAACCTGAATGCCTATTTTGGGATGGCCAAGAAAGCCGGCAAGATTTGGCGGGAACATGGGGCACTCGAATACCGCGAGTGTGTCGGCGAAGATCTCAGGGTGAAGATGGGTCTGCCGTTTCCTCGGTTAGCCAAGCTCAAAGCCGGCGAGACGGTTGTGTTTTCATGGATCGTCTACAAGTCACGAGCCCACCGCGACCGCGTCAACGCCAAGGTGATGAAAGATCCTCGCATCAAAGGGATGTGTGATGAAAACTCGATGCCGTTTGACGTGAAACGCATGGCTTACGGTGGATTCGAGGTCGTGGTCGAGGCATAGGTTCTCACAACAAGAGTGGCGAGGCGACTACAAGAGCTTCATCATTTCACGTTGGCTATTTGGAGATGTGTCATGGCTGACATTATGCATCGCGTAGGCATCAAGGCTGGTCCCGACAACGTGTATTGGGCCCTCTCGACGATCGAGGGACTTGCCGCTTGGTGGACGGCGGACACGAGCGGCGTCGCCGATGTTGGGGAAACCATTTCCTTTCAGTTTCGCGACCCCAACGGAAAGATCATCGGTGTGTTCGACATGGAAGTGT
This genomic window contains:
- a CDS encoding dehydrogenase, which produces MRFMVIVKATKDSEAGMMPSEKLLTEMGKFNEELANAGIMLAGDGLQPSSKGARLKFSGSTRTVVDGPFPETKELIAGYWIWQCKSKEEAIEWAKRCPNPAVDGREGELEIRQIFEAHDFGAEFTPELRAQEERVWAQAAKNDHSRS
- a CDS encoding RNA signal recognition particle: MRYVDGFVLPVPKKNLNAYFGMAKKAGKIWREHGALEYRECVGEDLRVKMGLPFPRLAKLKAGETVVFSWIVYKSRAHRDRVNAKVMKDPRIKGMCDENSMPFDVKRMAYGGFEVVVEA